A window of the Hypomesus transpacificus isolate Combined female chromosome 10, fHypTra1, whole genome shotgun sequence genome harbors these coding sequences:
- the gbx1 gene encoding homeobox protein GBX-1 — MQRPGGQGTAFSIDSLIGTPQPRPGHLLYTGYPMFMPYRPLMIPQALSHAPLPSGIPPLAPLASFAGRLTNTFCASLGQGMPSMVALTTTLPSFSDPPDSFYPPQELPGPRLSADPGTRRQESPHSEELHAREKGSDLLNFSETFQTISGETKLYSSDDEKLDMKSADTVLSDREDSSADSENESFSDGNNCGSLSQKNKLKPGSQEPLPPGNSAGKSRRRRTAFTSEQLLELEKEFHCKKYLSLTERSQIAHALKLSEVQVKIWFQNRRAKWKRIKAGNVNNRSGEPVRNPKIVVPIPVHVNRFAVRSQHQQIEQGSRP; from the exons ATGCAGAGACCAGGCGGCCAAGGGACGGCGTTTTCTATCGATTCATTAATAGGAACTCCTCAACCTCGGCCGGGACACCTGCTCTATACGGGGTATCCCATGTTCATGCCATACAGACCCTTAATGATTCCGCAAGCATTATCTCATGCACCTTTACCATCTGGCATACCTCCTCTAGCTCCGTTGGCATCTTTCGCTGGACGACTTACCAACACTTTCTGTGCGAGCTTGGGGCAGGGGATGCCATCTATGGTTGCACTCACGACAACACTGCCAAGTTTTTCGGATCCGCCAGACAGTTTCTATCCACCCCAAGAGCTTCCCGGACCTCGATTAAGTGCTGATCCAGGAACAAGGAGGCAAGAAAGCCCCCACTCAGAGGAGCTACATGCGAGAGAGAAGGGCTCAGACCTACTCAATTTCTCTGAAACTTTTCAAACTATTTCAG GTGAAACTAAGTTGTACAGCTCAGACGATGAGAAACTGGACATGAAATCAGCAGATACAGTGTTGAGTGATCGAGAGGACAGCTCCGCCGACAGCGAAAACGAGAGTTTTTCAGACGGGAACAACTGCGGTTCTTTATCCCAGAAGAACAAACTCAAACCTGGGTCACAGGAGCCCCTACCACCTGGAAACTCGGCGGGAAAGAGTCGAAGGAGACGAACAGCTTTTACAAGCGAACAGTTACTTGAACTTGAGAAGGAATTTCATTgtaaaaaatacctttcactCACTGAACGTTCTCAAATCGCCCATGCACTTAAACTGAGCGAGGTTCAGGTCAAGATTTGGTTTCAGAACCGTAGGGCGAAGTGGAAAAGGATCAAAGCCGGAAACGTAAACAACAGGTCGGGAGAACCTGTGAGAAATCCCAAAATTGTTGTACCCATTCCAGTGCACGTCAACAGGTTTGCCGTGAGGAGTCAACATCAACAAATAGAGCAAGGGAGCAGGCCATGA
- the asb10 gene encoding ankyrin repeat and SOCS box protein 10: protein MSRGSFVFSPTALRSLQLDEDMLERHRYQKQLATHKLNGYLLKKEARERVAPTLVTATAPAVCHDLVIQNALYTGDKEAVQRMFPKGARTNLIIEPQGGDMRWVARGGGLWSLTYEQELTTPLHITAGRGFAECLRHLLLRGASVDLSPGGSTALHEACQSCQPECVNLLLSYGANANSLSEDGLLPLHMCTSPESIECAKYLLQFGAAINGRSLDEDDTPLHVAARNGLLGHTKLYLRYGAALEKNNDEGKTPLNSACSHPQELQDLERYLQVCRLLLEAGADVHALDQDKQSPLHMACKNVNPEVVDLLLARGACVNEMDYGGQAPMHNVLKVVCYKISHKPERVVRSLLNHGSIRVWPGALPKVLKCCCGSPRTIEALINAYTRIKVTDDWVEAVPPEVFKEHQEFYESLFSLSESPRSLQHLARWKLRNFLDGRLLEVVPKLNLPTFLNNYLLLESRDYVH from the exons ATGTCGCGAGGCAGTTTTGTCTTCAGCCCCACGGCCCTGCGCTCCCTCCAGCTGGACGAGGACATGCTGGAGAGGCACCGGTACCAGAAGCAGTTGGCCACACATAAGCTGAACGGATAcctgctgaagaaggaggcccgCGAGCGTGTCGCCCCCACCCTGGTTACTGCCACAGCTCCGGCTGTGTGCCACGACCTGGTCATCCAGAATGCTCTGTATACAGGGGACAAGGAAGCTGTGCAGCGCATGTTCCCCAAAGGAGCCAGGACCAACCTCATCATCGAACCACAAGGAGGGGACATGCGCTGGGTGGCCCGAGGGGGAG GGCTGTGGTCGTTGACCTACGAGCAGGAGCTGACCACCCCGCTCCACATCACAGCCGGGCGGGGCTTCGCCGAATGCCTGCGGCACCTGCTGCTGAGGGGGGCCAGCGTGGACCTGTCCCCCGGGGGAAGCACCGCCCTCCACGAGGCCTGTCAGAGCTGCCAGCCCGAGTGCGTCAATCTGCTGCTGTCCTACGGAGCCAACGCCAACTCGCTGAGCGAGGACGGCCTCCTGCCATTGCACATGTGCACCAGCCCCGAGTCCATTGA GTGTGCCAAATACCTCCTCCAGTTTGGTGCTGCTATCAATGGGCGTAGCCTGGATGAGGATGACACGCCCTTACACGTGGCGGCCAGGAACGGCCTGCTGGGACACACGAAGCTGTACCTGCGCTACGGCGCGGCGCTGGAGAAGAACAACGACGAGGGCAAGACGCCGCTGAACTCGGCCTGCTCTCACCCCCAGGAGCTGCAGGACCTGGAGCGCTACCTCCAGGTGTGCCGCCTGCTGCTGGAGGCCGGGGCCGACGTCCACGCCCTGGACCAGGACAAGCAGTCTCCACTCCACATGGCCTGTAAGAACGTCAACCCAGAGGTGGTGGACCTGCTGCTGGCCCGCGGCGCCTGCGTCAACGAAATGGACTACGGAGGGCAAGCTCCCATGCACAACGTCCTCAAGGTGGTGTGCTACAAGATCTCCCACAAGCCAGAGAGGGTGGTGCGCTCCCTGCTCAATCACGGATCCATACGGGTGTGGCCGGGAGCCTTGCCCAAG GTTTTAAAGTGCTGCTGTGGCTCCCCACGTACCATAGAGGCGCTCATAAACGCATACACTCGCATCAAAGTGACAGATGACTGGGTGGAAGCTGTGCCCCCTGAGGTTTTTAAG GAGCACCAGGAGTTCTATGAGTCTTTGTTTTCCTTGTCAGAGAGCCCCCGCTCCCTTCAGCACCTGGCACGCTGGAAGCTGAGGAACTTCCTTGATGGTCGTTTGCTTGAGGTGGTCCCTAAACTAAACCTTCCCACCTTTCTCAACAATTACCTGCTCTTGGAGTCCAGGGACTATGTCCACTGA
- the zgc:92591 gene encoding late histone H2B.L4, translated as MMSNDVTKKKGKVSGEKKTTKRKAKRRETYAVYIYKVLKQVHPDTGISSRAMSIMNSFVNDVFERIATEASRLTQYNKRSTITSREVQTAVRLLLPGELAKHAVSEGTKAVTKYTSSK; from the exons ATGATGAGTAATGATGTTAccaaaaagaaaggaaaagtaTCAGGCGAGAAAAAGACGACAAAAAGAAAGGCCAAAAGAAGAGAAACTTACGCGGTGTACATCTACAAAGTATTGAAACAG GTTCATCCTGATACGGGCATCTCTAGTAGAGCGATGAGCATCATGAACTCGTTCGTCAACGACGTTTTCGAGCGAATTGCCACAGAAGCTTCCCGTCTGACCCAGTACAACAAACGGTCCACCATCACCAGCCGTGAGGTTCAGACCGCTGTCCGACTGTTGCTACCTGGAGAGCTCGCAAAGCATGCTGTGTCTGAAGGAACCAAAGCTGTCACTAAGTACACTAGCTCAAAATAA